TCAATGTTTTATATGTAGAGCACGGTTGCTATTCATTCATAAAAACATGGAACTTTTTTGGGTAATTCTGATCGTGCTTGTAGCAAGCCTTGTGAAAGGAATCACCGGCTTCGGTTTTGCATTGGTATCGCTTCCCCCATTATTGATATGGTACTCTCCAAAGGAAATTATTCCAGTATTGCTTTTGTGCAATTTATTCTCGTCCACCATTATTGTTCTTCAAAAGAAAGACCGCAAACTAATCAGTAAGCAATTTAATACGCTGATACTTTATGGCGCCGCTTTTACCATTTTTGGGGTGATACTCCTTAAGTATCTGCCCGAGGAGTTAATGATTGTTATCCTAAGTATTTTTCTGATTCTATTGTCCATCCTTTCCGTTCTTGGAGTTGAATACAAAATGAAACTGACGACTAGATCGTATAAAATTGCAGGAGCTCTTTTGGGTTTCTTAACCGGGAGTATTTCCATTAGTGGTCCTCCAATGGCACTTTTCTTGCATTCGGCAAAGGTCGACAATCAGCAATTCCGCGAGATATTTTCGTGGTTTAGCATAGCCACATCCGTAGTTGCATTGGTAGGATATATTTTGTTGGATATCTTAACTTTTAAGTCTTTTAAAATGGTTTTGTTGTTTATACCTATCCTTTATATCGGTTCATTTATAGGCAAAAGAATAAACCACCTTATTCCTGATATTGTTTTCAAAAAGGCGATTCTGATTATCACTTTAGTTTCCAGTATTTTTATTCTGATACGATGAGCGTTTGCGAAGTCCCGGTTTCAATAGCCAGGACTTTACTATTTTTTCCATCCAAAACATAGCCGCGGAATATTGGTGGTATAAAAGAAAAGTATCTGCCTTTTCGATATTGGATCAGTTGTGAAAGAATATCGTTATATTTGGGATGATAGTTGGCTTGGTTATAATTTGATCTTACACAAAAAGACAATGATTGAACCGAAAGAACACGCTGCATCTAAAGAATTTCTCGCATTACTAATCTCAGGAAACCGTTTAGCTTGTTCGGAGTTTATTCATGAGTATTCCAAAAAGCAAACTATTCAAGAGCTGTACGAAGATATAATCAAAAAAGCATTGTATGAGGTAGGCGAGCTCTGGGAAAACAATAAAATAAGCGTAGCCACTGAGCATTTAGCATCTTCAATTGTCGAAGCTATCTTAAATGAGCTTTACGGTAAAGTAATTTCGGAAAAAAGGATTAACAAGAAG
This portion of the Williamwhitmania taraxaci genome encodes:
- a CDS encoding sulfite exporter TauE/SafE family protein → MELFWVILIVLVASLVKGITGFGFALVSLPPLLIWYSPKEIIPVLLLCNLFSSTIIVLQKKDRKLISKQFNTLILYGAAFTIFGVILLKYLPEELMIVILSIFLILLSILSVLGVEYKMKLTTRSYKIAGALLGFLTGSISISGPPMALFLHSAKVDNQQFREIFSWFSIATSVVALVGYILLDILTFKSFKMVLLFIPILYIGSFIGKRINHLIPDIVFKKAILIITLVSSIFILIR
- a CDS encoding cobalamin B12-binding domain-containing protein — translated: MKEYRYIWDDSWLGYNLILHKKTMIEPKEHAASKEFLALLISGNRLACSEFIHEYSKKQTIQELYEDIIKKALYEVGELWENNKISVATEHLASSIVEAILNELYGKVISEKRINKKVVVACIESEFHQIGIKMISDVFEMNGWNSYFLGANTPIHDLIEFTRKIKPDFLAISLSIYF